A window of the Pseudoalteromonas sp. A25 genome harbors these coding sequences:
- the rmf gene encoding ribosome modulation factor: MKRQKRDRLERAHSQGFKAGLAGRSKELCPYQQVEPRSEWLGGWREAIENRNTFKT, translated from the coding sequence ATGAAGAGACAGAAAAGAGATCGCTTAGAAAGAGCACATTCACAAGGATTTAAAGCCGGGCTGGCAGGTAGATCGAAAGAATTATGTCCATATCAACAAGTTGAACCAAGATCAGAATGGTTAGGTGGATGGCGAGAGGCGATTGAAAATCGTAATACTTTTAAAACTTAA
- a CDS encoding 6-carboxytetrahydropterin synthase, translated as MILFVDALTVIDFSFLCNKRGAVGESWIVDLTLHGQLNDESMVLDFALVKKQIKRIIDDTIDHKLAIAKGVNGEVKLENGRVYLDCQFGDSNHLAMSAPEQAVCVINDEVVSEQSVIDFLKSVIMPNMPSNVKDIGIELRPEQSESFYYHYSHGLKKHDGNCQRIIHGHRSQIGVFVDGMKHPRLQKEWASRWQDIYLGTEEDIIKSDELKSIKAKSDDICFAYESSQGYFELAISQSCCDILPCDTTVECIAEYLAQQIKHDLPDNTITVKAFEGVGKGAIAHA; from the coding sequence ATGATCCTTTTTGTAGATGCACTAACTGTCATTGATTTTTCTTTCCTTTGTAATAAACGTGGCGCGGTCGGCGAAAGTTGGATTGTTGATTTAACGTTACATGGCCAACTTAATGACGAGTCGATGGTTTTGGATTTCGCGTTAGTTAAAAAGCAAATCAAGCGTATCATTGATGACACGATAGATCATAAACTCGCGATTGCTAAGGGCGTAAATGGTGAAGTTAAATTAGAAAACGGCAGAGTTTACTTGGATTGCCAATTTGGCGACTCCAATCACTTAGCGATGAGTGCACCAGAGCAAGCGGTTTGTGTTATTAACGATGAAGTGGTTAGTGAGCAAAGTGTTATCGACTTTTTGAAGTCAGTTATTATGCCTAATATGCCAAGTAATGTTAAAGACATTGGCATAGAACTTAGGCCAGAACAAAGTGAAAGCTTTTATTATCACTATAGTCATGGATTGAAAAAACATGACGGTAACTGCCAGCGCATCATTCATGGCCATCGCTCGCAAATTGGTGTGTTTGTTGACGGCATGAAACACCCCAGATTGCAAAAAGAGTGGGCAAGTAGATGGCAGGATATTTATTTGGGCACTGAAGAAGATATCATTAAAAGCGATGAATTAAAGAGTATCAAAGCTAAATCAGACGATATTTGTTTTGCATATGAGTCTAGCCAGGGCTATTTCGAACTCGCTATCAGTCAAAGCTGCTGCGATATCTTACCATGTGACACGACCGTGGAGTGTATTGCCGAATATTTGGCTCAGCAAATTAAACATGATTTGCCTGATAACACTATTACTGTAAAAGCGTTTGAAGGTGTTGGTAAAGGAGCAATCGCACATGCCTAA
- the fabA gene encoding 3-hydroxyacyl-[acyl-carrier-protein] dehydratase FabA, whose translation MEPKNSYTKEELIICGRGEMFGEGNCRLPSDNMLMMDRIVEINDNGGEFGKGHIIAELDIDPSLWFFDCHFKGDPVMPGCLGLDAMWQLVGFFLGWSGGPGLGRALGVGEVKFTGQILPTAKKVTYRIDMKRVIKRKLFMGMADGTVEVDGRVIYEAKDLKVGLFQDTSAF comes from the coding sequence ATGGAACCAAAAAATAGCTATACAAAAGAAGAATTAATCATATGTGGTCGCGGTGAAATGTTCGGTGAAGGTAACTGCCGCCTGCCAAGTGACAACATGTTAATGATGGACCGTATCGTTGAAATTAATGACAATGGTGGCGAATTTGGCAAAGGTCATATCATCGCTGAATTAGATATAGATCCTAGCCTTTGGTTTTTTGATTGCCACTTTAAAGGCGACCCAGTTATGCCTGGTTGCCTTGGCTTAGACGCAATGTGGCAACTTGTAGGCTTTTTCCTAGGATGGTCTGGTGGTCCAGGTCTTGGTCGAGCATTGGGCGTTGGTGAAGTAAAATTCACGGGTCAAATTCTTCCTACTGCTAAAAAAGTAACCTACAGAATCGATATGAAGCGTGTTATTAAGCGTAAATTATTCATGGGTATGGCTGATGGAACTGTAGAAGTAGATGGGCGCGTAATTTACGAAGCAAAAGACCTAAAAGTAGGCCTGTTTCAAGATACCAGCGCATTTTAA
- a CDS encoding helix-turn-helix domain-containing protein, translating to MSQLRQFELFPYMYAKSYRANNQIHFVINFAISEPHELVRNFFYELLAGLIEYLLKWQATKTTQVNHTRPIYHIKFPMPQPKHIEQFHSHLSCEYSFNHPVFMVSIPQKYLHFKRANALPALTYYHLKQSTNRYAKSGFKQFVSNMIASSPKATSEQIAQRIGMSCATLKRKLKQHNTSFKILKDEWQKQQSMIYIVERRYSNEQAAAALFFSDITNFRRSCKRWTGKTPSELRDCIQR from the coding sequence GTGAGCCAACTTCGCCAATTTGAACTGTTTCCTTACATGTACGCAAAAAGCTATCGTGCTAACAACCAAATACACTTTGTGATTAACTTTGCAATATCAGAGCCACATGAATTGGTACGAAATTTTTTTTATGAGTTGTTGGCTGGCTTAATTGAATACCTGCTAAAATGGCAAGCCACTAAAACTACACAAGTCAATCACACCAGGCCTATTTATCATATAAAGTTTCCAATGCCACAGCCAAAGCATATAGAGCAATTCCACAGTCATTTAAGTTGCGAGTATTCGTTCAACCACCCAGTGTTCATGGTATCCATACCTCAAAAGTACTTACATTTTAAGCGAGCAAACGCGCTCCCAGCTTTAACTTATTATCATTTAAAGCAATCAACTAACCGATACGCTAAATCAGGATTTAAACAGTTTGTATCAAACATGATCGCAAGCTCACCCAAAGCCACCAGCGAGCAAATCGCACAGCGTATTGGTATGAGCTGTGCCACTTTAAAGCGTAAGCTAAAACAACATAATACCAGCTTTAAAATACTTAAAGACGAATGGCAAAAACAACAGTCAATGATATATATTGTTGAACGACGCTATTCGAATGAACAAGCCGCTGCGGCGCTCTTTTTTAGTGATATCACAAACTTTAGGCGCTCTTGTAAGCGTTGGACGGGTAAAACACCAAGCGAGCTTAGAGACTGTATACAACGCTGA
- a CDS encoding M23 family metallopeptidase, which translates to MGTVFGFLLSTLPFLTSALELKGHLTQGGMVIGQLENVSHVSLNGKQLKITPKGEFVFGFGRDAKTTHTLTWLDDKQVKHEKEIIITQREFKIDKITGVEKKYVSPPKSVLERIRSEAKAVRQARATDSDLEYFKEPVLRPAPGRISGVYGSQRFFNGKPRNPHYGLDIANKTGTPVLAPLPGVVTFADPDLYYSGGTVIVDHGYGISSTYIHLNKLHVKVGDKLATGDHFADIGATGRVTGPHLDWRFNWYNERLDPQLLMQDTLANKSSNK; encoded by the coding sequence ATGGGCACTGTATTTGGCTTTTTACTGTCAACGTTGCCATTTTTAACATCTGCACTAGAGCTAAAAGGTCACTTAACACAAGGTGGCATGGTGATCGGACAGCTTGAAAATGTCTCTCACGTTAGCCTCAACGGCAAGCAGTTAAAAATCACTCCTAAAGGTGAGTTTGTATTTGGTTTTGGCCGTGATGCAAAAACTACGCATACGTTAACTTGGCTTGATGATAAGCAAGTTAAGCATGAGAAAGAAATTATTATTACGCAGCGCGAATTTAAAATAGATAAAATTACAGGAGTGGAGAAGAAATATGTTTCTCCGCCTAAGTCTGTTTTGGAGAGAATTCGCTCTGAGGCAAAAGCAGTTAGACAAGCGCGTGCGACTGACTCAGATTTAGAATATTTTAAAGAACCTGTTCTTAGGCCTGCACCTGGTCGTATCTCAGGCGTGTATGGCAGTCAGCGATTTTTTAACGGCAAGCCACGCAATCCACATTACGGCCTTGATATAGCAAATAAAACCGGAACCCCAGTATTGGCACCACTACCAGGAGTAGTAACGTTTGCAGATCCTGATCTGTATTACAGCGGAGGGACTGTCATTGTTGATCACGGGTATGGGATCAGCTCAACCTACATTCATTTAAACAAACTCCATGTTAAAGTTGGCGATAAATTAGCAACAGGCGACCATTTCGCAGATATTGGCGCGACGGGTAGAGTGACCGGCCCTCATTTAGATTGGCGTTTTAATTGGTATAACGAACGACTTGACCCACAATTATTAATGCAAGATACATTGGCGAACAAAAGTAGTAACAAATGA